The genomic segment ATGTATTTTGTAACTTAGTTTTTAATCCTCATTATCcatatatcattttttattaatatatatatatatatatatatatatatatatatatatatatatatatatatatatatatatatatatatatatatatattctgaaaatATACCAAGGGTGTGGTTAAAACAATGAACATGTTTTAGACACCGTAattttgtttcaaatatttctcaatttattttttttaaattcatatttatttataaatgatAATTACTTTTCTTCATTTGTCAATAAATTGTATACCTTAGCAATTATTCGGACACTTGGAAAGAACAAACAAATCGTGAGAGGAACTTAAAATTCGAGAATTTTCGAGAGGATACGGATAGTGAGATCGTGATGTGTTTCTATCGGTTAATGACTCTACAGACAAGTCAGTCAATGCAAGATGGATTTTATTGCCCGATGTTTCACATTTTTTGAGAGATTATTATTGATTGATTTTTACTATCAAATAGAGCTGTTTATTTGGGGAAAGACTACGACCCACCAGTGGATCTAGACCATTTATTGTTGCAGGGGCACACACAATGTATAATGGAGTCGTAAGGGCTATGTTTTGTTAATATAATAGAGGGAGCAACACTCTTTTTAAGTAGAATGGGAAAATCAATTATACAAATGGTAATGCATAAAATCGTTTATCTAATTTAGGGTTCGTTCGACCCTACCCCTGCGGGCGATCCAACGGCTCGGATTTTTCCaagtcattttttttttcagggaggtgggcccggatcactcatgtggagtgatCCGGGCCGTTCATTGCCTGTGCAGGCACAGGGTGAAACAAACCCTAATTTAGGCTTGTTCATGTTCGATCTCTCAATTTACTCATGTGCTAATTTAATATACCTGGAGTAGGTTATGTTGTCTTTcttgttcatattttttatgttaactCTGATTTAACATATTGAACATGTGAGGATCATATGTTTTCAAGTAGCCCGAATTAAAACGATGAAGTAATACATAAAAGTGTCGCTAAAATTTACTATCTGCGCATTTCAGTCCTCAATTTTACCCGTGTGCTAATTTAGTCCCTCGAGTACGTTTACTGATGAAAAAATTAATGCTGTGGATATATATGATTGAGACAATTAAACATACTACGAGGACCAAATTGGTACATAGATAAATTGAGGGACTTAACTGAGAAGGCATctaaattatgattttatgtATTATCCCATTAAATATTGAATGATATATAAACTTCATTAGTTATCGGTTGGCTGAGttgtattttaatatttaattcatgaaatgtATGGTATAAATGAAGTAGATAAGGTAATGAATCTGGAAGTTTTAATTGGTATGTGGTGCCGGGGGACATGTATAGGTGAGGAGAGCGGAGTCCAAGGGAAGTAGAGGCAGACACACGGTATTAATTGGCTTGAAGATTATCTTGATATTTTGTGGGATACACGTTATATTACTACTATAATATTATTCGTTtgtcaaatataatttttaaaagtatCTTTTTCATTAGAAGAACTGATATTAAAAAGGTTTATATCATATTTGTTAGGATGAGAGATAAATTTGGAATGAGTGGAGAAATTTTCTAgataatttgcaaatatttCGATATGGTCCGcaacaataaaataatatcTTCGTCAGTTGAGTTCTCAACAAGTATATATTGAAGACTGTGTGGAAATAGACTGATTGAaactatttaaataaaatgatttattaaaaATCATTTGGATGAGATATCAAATGAAATGTAAAAGCTTGTTGACTGAAAAATAATTGACATAAGTTTGTTTATCAATGTTCGAACATTTCAATACTTCTACATCACTTTTCCTTGCTCACAGAAGGATTGTATCAAAAAACCGATTGTTACAAATGTTGAAGTTTTTAACTTTATCAGGACTTCCACACAGCCTAACTAAAATAATTAGTAACTTTTCTTACCAAAACGAGAAGTTAGACTTCTTACTCTCAATTACAAATATTTCACAAATAAATTCTAAGCACAAATTGATcttcaaataataatataataacttGTCGGTGTCTGTTTGTTATCGATTTGATTCGCATTCAGCTTTTTCAAGAAGATACGAGAGATCAGATAATTCTAAATTTTAAGATATTCAAAAGCTTGTCAAACTGATCTGTTTATAGACTTATCTGCAtaacaatcatattttaaatcatatatccaTTTTCAAATACATATATTGATGGTGTCAGCATATGAATTCTAACATTCTGTTGACTGTTGGTACGAATAACTTCATCCGATATTTTAGTTGTTCTCTGATTCTCAATAACCGATATTCTTCAAAAAATGTTTGGATTTGAGTTGACTAATCAGTAGGGATGGCAATTTCCTCCGAACCCGTTGGAGGATCCGATACCCGACCCGAATAGAAGAGGGTATGGAGGGATTTTTAGACCCGATTAAATAATTGGGTAATCGGGTATGGGGATTTTCGAGTTTGGGTATGGAGGCGGGTTTGATATAATCCGACCCACGCCCTACCCGAATACccgtttaaattaatatataaataaatatatatatatatatatatatatgtatgtatatgtatatatatagtaattatatttatttatattaaagatttattttctcaaatccaaTTAAATCGAtacttttttcttttctcttccttTTCACTTTCACTTTTACGTTCAAGGTTTTAAcgctcttttatttttcattcaatttctcATCTTCTTCATTGGTAAGTTTATTCGATGTGTGattttaaaaatagaaaaataatttatttttgttaaattgCATACTTTTGTTCAATTaatataaactatttttaatattttgttattttttttataaagtttactttgcaaatttttatcaacaataatttttcttattgttcatttaaataattttttaaatattcataacttcattgaaacaatttaaatttgaaaaaattcaattgtaTATGATAATAGGGTATTTGGGTAGGGTATGGATATTCGATAATCCGATGGGTATGGGGATGGAGATGAAAGTCAATACCCGATGGGTATGGggatgaatttaataaaatcagTTGTCCTCAGATCAATTTGCCTATCAGAATCTCTTTTGTACTATCAGTTTAACTAAGTAGTCTGTTGGACTTCTTGCTCGTGaatattcaattttctttttaaatttagtTATGTTATACTCCATAATTATCTTTGGATgtattttttcatttaaatttcatGCAAAGTATCACacagtatttttaaaaaaactgaaAAATTTGGATGTATTTTTTCATTAGAAGTTAGAACAATGTTTTGGGCTTTTCTAGAGGGAAAAACCAAGTCGACAGTCTATATATCCCAACACAATTAGCAGATActgccaattttttttaatagctCTAGTTTTGTTGACTGTGAAGATTCATGGCCGGGTTTATATCATATCactattaaatatattttataaaactgAATGGCTTAGAGacataattatataatatagttgatTTTGTCACAAATACTAATAAACAACacttattttttcattaataaatTAACATATAATTGAGATTAATTACTACTTTGTACGTAAATCCCAATATTGTGCTTTGATCCCTAGAGATCATTTGATCAAGTTTATGTGATGATTACTGAACAATTATGATAAAAGGATGAAAAGAAAAATCGTACACACTAGAATAACGATTGGAACCTGGAAAATTATTTTGAGTTTCACCCATTAGCATTATTTTGTAAAAAGTGGCAATAAATTCATTTTACAAATTTATATCAATTTTTGGGCGGAGCTATTAATTAGTTAGGTGTGAATAATTATCCTTGATTGAAATTCGACATCAGCTGAAAATGCTTTACGGTTAAAATttgaataatatatattattatataatttttggtaaaacAAGAAATATATAAAACTTAATTAATACACAATGATACATACATACGTTTAATGCATCATAACACGAATCTGTCTTGATTTTAATATTCAACTTGTTTTTTTCACGATTTTCAATTATATAAGCATTTGTTACAAAATAATTGAGACCCACTATGTTGAAATCTTATCTCAactatatatgatttaaatcgTTTTAAATACTTTTTGTTAAATTAATTTTCACATTCATCGagtatcatatttttttttatatttgttttccctttattttatttttgcagaGGTGTACCCTTATGGAGGCTACTGGCTAGCCAACCCATAcaggttatatatatatatatatatatatatatatatatatatatatatatatatatatatatatatatatatatataactaacTATTTGGGTTTATTATAGTTTTAAGGGGCTACAAAATCTCTAAATTAATCTAATAATGTTGAGATCATgcgatttattgatttatagagatattaattaataatttattattttaaagagttttttttttgttaatcaAGCAAACATATATAAATTGAATTATATAAAAACTTATGGTGTTATATCAATATATgtatcatattctttgaattaatataaataaaaattctctGTACatgtatatttataaaaataaataaattatattcattgtttttttaattcaataatattcatgatcaaatataataataaactatatatataaacagaacaacaatataattaaatttaattatataccATATCGCTGTTACATATGATTGTTCGACGTATAAGTTTGATTTACGATGAATGTTCACTGCATCCGTACAACATAATAGAAAGCAATAAATTTGGCATCATATGACGTATTCAAATACGTACTTCTAAGTATTCGTTGGATTGGGACCGATTAATCAGGTGGCATAGAAATGGGCGAAGAGGACATAATCAAGGAGGTACTTATTAAATTCGAGAGGAGTTCCTTAAGTTCAAAATTCAATTATATCAAACACCTcgtccaaaataaaaataataataaataaaataaatttattaggACAAAACACAAATTCTATGTACAAGTTTCTTTCTGAATACAAACTAGACCTACCTAACCCTACAGATGTATACAATATTACACATGAAGTATATATACAGGAACAGCAACCAAGCTGTATTGCCTTCTACGTACACTTATGCTTATATCTCCTATGCTCTACGGGTATACATGTATCGAATTGTTTATTCGTTCTATGTAAATTACTTGTACCCCCTAAGATTCTTATGTTTAAGGATCCCTTTGTACATAACTTGCCAGTTTAGGGGCATCGCCTCTAAATTTTCATCGTTTTTTTGACCAACAACACCGGTCGGAATCGACAAATGCATACAGTCACGCCCTTTCTCAGCCACGGAGTACTCCACCACGTCGTTGGAGAATCTCACCTTTTTCTTCCCATCTCTAGCTTCACCTAATTAAACAGTCCATGCAAAATTAATTAACCACAAAATGCCCTTAATTCATATTTGCCAATAGTATGTATCTAAGCTGCATCGGGTGAAAGTCATTCCTAGTAGGATAGGAGGAAGGATGATTGTAGTTACAATTACAAATCGGCCTTGTCCAGTGGTAGGAATCGGAATCTCGTGGACAGAGAACAAACATCGAAAAATTATGGGgcgaaaaattaattttaaatatctaTATAATTGTTTAAGAGAAAGGAGAGGCGACCTTTAATTTGTCCCTATCCAtcctaattttaaaattaatttttaacagaatctcattttatttatatttattttttaatattttaacaaataaataaaaaaaatttaagcaaGAGAATTAGTACCTGTGGAATGCTTGATTTCGGATTCCATCTTCTTCATGAAATCGGAGAGAAGGCGCTTGTGGGCTTGCATGGCTAAGAAAACCACGCTGCCGGAAACTGCGAAAACTGTCATGAAACCTGTTCCCAAAGAATTCTCCATCTTTTTTCCCAGCccctttaattaaatttttattatttaaatctgTGTTCAAAAGATCAGAGGATTGATATCCTTTACAAGAAAAAATTGAATCATTTTCTTGGTTTAAATAGGGTAATGATGAAGACGAGAGGAGGTTGAATTTGAAGGTGGTTTCGATGAATAGTGTGAACGGGGATGAAGAAAAATCTAATGTCGCAGTTGACGAAAAAGAAACGATTTTCATTGGAGGAATTTTACAGTTTTGTTTGGTTTTTTCAACGTCAAATGCCATGAATGGATGAGAAAGGAGTTGGTTATATTTGATGGTTTCAAACCTAAGAATTTTGCAGGACAatgattaaattatattttcatgGTGCTAAAATCAAATTAAGGGGAAATTACAATTTTGgttatttgtattttatatttttttggatTATGGTCATCTTATTAAATTGTCAAATTTCAGTTTAGATTCGGTATCTTTTTTTTCATGCTATTTTGTTCAACGTTTCAGACGCGACACTGACTTAACATCAATTAATGTTTACATGTGTAGCTCAACATCAATACTACCGTTgaaaaaagactaaaattattaacaattgaaataaattaatGACTAAGAATCAATTTCGATAACATAAATTATCAAAAttgcaaaaaattaaaaaaaaataaaaagacaaatattgtaattttcttttaaattatttttaagcaAAATCGTATGTTATGACTTATGAGTAGTCATACgaatatttgaaaattcaaaagtCTATCTTTTCAAAAATAATCAAAAGTATAGATAAAGATAAATAAATACTTTATTACGATACAATAGTTATATATAGATATTGAGATACAaatttattcaaatatatttgtacgatattttataaaataaaatgaaatatttttgtgATTTGAGAAGAGGGTTATAACTTATGATACATAAAAGATGaagttttaatattaaaaaacaaGCATAAAACATGTTAGTTTTCAATGCGTGGAAAAGTATACAGCATAAACTACATATTAAATTAGAAGATAATTGAATTCTTCACGTTTAGTTTGGTCATGATGGGGGGCTGATCACCTGAACCATGGAGTATGAGCCACGAGTTCCAGAGTAGGCATGCTTAAGAGACCGGTTCGGACCAGAACCGACCTGTAAACGGTCCGTTAAGCTCGGAACCAGACCCGAAACCATGTACAATCCGAAGGTTTGTGGGTTGAACCGGTTCATCATTTTTTGAACCGGTTCCGGATCCGGTTCCAAACCTGTTCCGAATCATATCCGGAACTGGACCCAAAACCCGAAATCCGAAATTTTTTCTATAAGAGTGTTTACATAATAAGATATTGACCATGGATCATTCCAAATATTCTTGATTGTTTAATTTTAACCTTAAAatgaatattataaaataaaataaaatattatagtaagGTCCACCGCAACCGAATTATGTGGAGTTAGTCGCTCTCATTTTGCACTAAAAACGTGAATTTTCTTTGCACTAAAGGTTGGTCAAATTATTTGGGATTGAGTCGCTATCGTTTTTCTTTTCACACATCGGATCGAGAAGCGCAAAGGATCGGAAATGGAAAAAAACGTGAATATTTCCCAACTAGAGACGTGCTAAGAAATACACGAAAACTCATTATATTATTCATTATAATCtaaaaaaaactatataaatagatttataattgttcattaattattattttgaaaccCAATTAgtgatataaaaattaatttaacaaatatTGAAAGTTTGATCAATAATTAAGTTAATATAGAAAATTTGATCAATATATTTGTCAATGCATGTATATACGtagtttttaatatttttcacgTCACGATATTAATGTCAATGATAGGTGAATTTTGACactgataaaatttaaaatataattaaattaaaatctggacgaaaagaatttaaaaaaatactgTATAGGAGGTTTTTCTATATTAATATTGGATATAAATTATTGCACGAGAAGTCAAGATTCAACCGCGTTTCTCATTCACCTAAAATTGatcgataaattaaatatattggaAGTTATTTACTAGACGTAAACTCCATTTAACCAATTTAAATAATTGGATAAAACTAGCGCAAATCAAACTCTTGCAACTCAATTTCCTACGTAATTTAGATACATGTCCACTTCACTTGATTAAAATGATGGGATACCGCCATTCGTCTTGCCAAATGTTTTTTCTAAATGTCATTTCATTTTCACGTGGTCTAAGATCATTATTGTAAGTATAcgcattttaaataatgaaacgccaaaaaaataaataattaaacttTCAGCTAAAAATGGATTCTATAAAAGTACACTACAAAAAACGGAagttactaaaaccgtcgctgtattagcgacggttttcttgTTACCATCGCTATATAGcaacggtttaaaaccaaaccgtcgctaataaaaataagcgacggtttttatataCCTGGCTATtttttagcaacggtttttctCGAACCGTCGCTCTATAGCGACGGCTTAGTTAAAGTGTGTTTTAAAAACGGCGCTTTTTGCGACCGTTTCCATAAACCGTCGCCCAcggagatcggcgacggtttatgaaaccgccgtcgctattagcgacgtttAACTTTGCCCGTCGCAAATAGCGGTTGTTATGTTTCTTTGTATACCGAGTGAGTTTTTTGAAGTTttggttttttattttgtactaaCATTTTTCGTATTTATTTCGTAGATTTGTTAATCGGTCCGATCTTCCAGCGTTATTTGGAATCTTCGCGCATATCAggttttaaagtttttttttttgagaaaattataaccatttttatttttttttctttatacaAATAAATATTGTTAGTTCTGACTCTTGAATATAACATTCGTTTTACCCCTGATTCGAATAAATAGATAATGAATATAATGTAACGTGACGTATATATTCACTCTATCGTGTCTTTTTTAGTATAACTTTCTGTAAAAGGGAATGATTGATTGGTTCAATTATAATAACACAAATTCAATAAAACCAGTGTTTACTGTCATTCGTGGAGTAAGTTTCTTTGACGTGCAGGCAATAAACGGCCCGGatcactccacatgagtgatccgggcccacctccatgtaaaaaaaaaaaaaaatttgactcgGAAAAATCCGAGCCGTCGGATCGACCCTTGCGGGCAGTGCCCGTAGGGGTAGGGTTGACTGAACCTTTACAATTATGAGATGAGTTGACTCGATTTATAATTATCatgacaaaataataatacttttaatataaaaaataattttcttcatAAGTTGGGTCTGTTTTACAAAAAATGACTTTTGATACCATCTCACATGAGTTTTCGTGTCTCGTTATAATATTTTCTCTTTTTGCTTTTTGAGAATATATACTAAATATCCTTTATcccaaatcaatttttttatttaattttaaaatctctatgaaaatgttgcaatcaagaaaatggaaaaactCATAGATAATATTATAATCAATCATATTTAGaatgattgattttgagatagTAAGATTCTAATAATTTTTGAGCTGAGTTTCTGCTGGTTCTACCGTATTATAGGAAACAAACGTCCATCTAATCCTCACAGCATCACGGGAAGGGAGGATATCTTTTAAGGACATTATACTTTCGTTTTGTAATCGTCTTCTGCATTTCTTTTTTCATGTTCCTCTTGTTGTTTCTGGTTTTGAGTTTATGCTGCAATATCAGTGTCAATGGTTAGCTTCCATAACACAAACCTGTACTGATTTATTTTCGATTTTCACTTGTTTACCGCATTAGATTAATTTATCTGTTAATCTGTTATATCTAGTAATTTATATTGCATATTATGTTGGCTAACaagaa from the Primulina eburnea isolate SZY01 chromosome 3, ASM2296580v1, whole genome shotgun sequence genome contains:
- the LOC140828115 gene encoding uncharacterized protein, whose product is MENSLGTGFMTVFAVSGSVVFLAMQAHKRLLSDFMKKMESEIKHSTGEARDGKKKVRFSNDVVEYSVAEKGRDCMHLSIPTGVVGQKNDENLEAMPLNWQVMYKGILKHKNLRGYK